In a single window of the Natronosalvus caseinilyticus genome:
- the phnE gene encoding phosphonate ABC transporter, permease protein PhnE has protein sequence MSTDTGTGTKKGTETGTDSRVVERFEAIKRRRRVRWIGYGILVGVLGYLFLSALTSVEWFTTNKQYGTFARRATDFFPFLLTEPPFFDPSGFLEYTSYIHERNLLYDKELLGQYPSPLGDPLGFLLSIPSLLLAIFVSEGGPLPFFGEAGTTLSMAVAGTVMGFPFALLFGILGSERVTPFPFNFIFRGTMSTIRAIPALVWILIFIPLAGIGPVTATIAIAVDTIGNLGRLFVDELEEIEDGPIEAMKTTGASRRQTITFGMLSQVHTPFIAWTLYIFEINVRIAVSLGIVGGGGLGQVLEVQMGLFAYTNAMATILVILVMIISVEMFSQRIRARLRADDTEPMGLWELLKGFPKRMARSLAK, from the coding sequence ATGAGTACAGATACCGGTACGGGAACGAAGAAGGGGACGGAAACGGGAACGGATTCCCGCGTCGTCGAACGCTTCGAGGCCATCAAGCGACGGCGCCGCGTCCGGTGGATCGGCTACGGGATCCTCGTCGGCGTCCTCGGATACCTGTTCCTGAGTGCACTCACCTCGGTCGAGTGGTTCACCACTAACAAGCAGTACGGCACCTTCGCCCGTCGGGCGACGGACTTCTTCCCGTTCTTGCTGACCGAACCGCCGTTTTTCGACCCGAGCGGGTTCCTCGAGTACACGTCCTACATCCACGAGCGGAACCTCCTGTACGACAAGGAGTTACTGGGCCAGTACCCGAGCCCGCTCGGTGACCCGCTCGGCTTCCTGCTCTCGATCCCGAGCCTCCTGCTCGCGATTTTCGTCTCCGAGGGCGGTCCGCTTCCCTTCTTCGGAGAAGCCGGCACGACGCTTTCGATGGCCGTCGCCGGGACCGTCATGGGATTCCCCTTCGCTCTGCTGTTCGGCATTCTCGGGAGCGAACGCGTCACGCCGTTCCCGTTCAACTTCATCTTCCGCGGGACGATGAGCACTATCCGGGCGATTCCCGCGCTCGTCTGGATCCTGATCTTCATCCCACTGGCTGGGATCGGTCCGGTCACCGCGACCATCGCTATCGCCGTCGACACTATCGGTAATCTCGGACGACTGTTCGTCGACGAACTCGAGGAAATCGAGGACGGACCCATCGAGGCGATGAAGACGACCGGCGCGAGCCGGCGACAGACGATCACCTTCGGGATGCTGAGTCAGGTCCACACGCCGTTCATCGCGTGGACGCTCTATATCTTCGAGATCAACGTCCGCATCGCCGTCTCGCTCGGCATCGTCGGCGGTGGAGGACTTGGCCAGGTTCTCGAGGTCCAAATGGGGCTGTTCGCCTACACGAACGCGATGGCGACCATCCTCGTCATCCTCGTGATGATCATCTCCGTCGAGATGTTCAGTCAGCGGATTCGCGCCCGTCTCCGCGCCGACGACACCGAGCCGATGGGGTTGTGGGAACTGCTGAAGGGCTTCCCGAAGCGGATGGCCCGGTCGCTCGCGAAGTAA
- the hisH gene encoding imidazole glycerol phosphate synthase subunit HisH codes for MTKSTLSSPTESEETLADVAIVDYGLGNLRSVTRGLERAGAAVEITDDPADFEDADGVVLPGVGAFREGVENADPLREDLLAVAERGQPLFGICLGMQMLLTSSEEGETDGESAVSGLYLIPGTNVRFAEGQKIPHMGWNELAVEREHPLVEGVDGRYAYFVHSYYAVPDDESAAVATTDYERRFPSIVANEAGNVFGTQFHPEKSGETGLQILRNFVGICADLE; via the coding sequence ATGACCAAGAGCACGCTATCGTCCCCGACCGAGAGCGAGGAGACCCTCGCCGACGTCGCCATCGTCGACTACGGCCTGGGCAACCTCCGGAGCGTCACGCGCGGCCTCGAGCGGGCGGGCGCCGCCGTCGAAATCACCGACGACCCGGCCGACTTCGAAGACGCCGACGGGGTCGTCCTCCCGGGCGTCGGCGCGTTCCGCGAGGGCGTCGAGAACGCCGACCCGCTCCGGGAGGACCTGCTGGCGGTGGCCGAGCGCGGACAGCCGCTCTTCGGGATCTGTCTCGGCATGCAGATGCTCCTGACCTCGAGCGAGGAGGGCGAAACCGACGGCGAGTCCGCCGTCAGTGGACTATACCTGATCCCGGGAACCAACGTCCGCTTCGCCGAAGGGCAAAAGATCCCCCACATGGGCTGGAACGAACTCGCCGTCGAACGAGAACACCCGCTCGTCGAGGGCGTCGACGGGCGATACGCCTACTTCGTTCACTCCTACTACGCCGTCCCCGACGACGAGTCGGCGGCGGTCGCGACCACCGACTACGAGCGACGGTTCCCCTCGATCGTCGCGAACGAGGCGGGCAACGTCTTCGGGACCCAGTTCCACCCGGAGAAGAGCGGCGAGACGGGGCTCCAGATCCTGCGGAACTTCGTCGGGATCTGTGCGGATCTCGAGTGA
- a CDS encoding DUF3006 domain-containing protein, with protein sequence MARQPTRTRRTVLGTTVGLATGATAVSVSGSGSDAPSRDGTTEASESRARSTAPASGSGLPFETFVGTVDRIVDGEHVVILLEEGGRTVDQLVVPRDRLPDVEERERLVVLVRDGDLAAAWPLPERLDPRSRE encoded by the coding sequence ATGGCTCGACAGCCCACTCGAACTCGCCGTACCGTCCTCGGAACGACCGTCGGCCTCGCCACGGGCGCTACTGCGGTAAGCGTTAGCGGAAGCGGCTCTGACGCACCGTCTCGGGACGGGACCACCGAGGCTTCAGAATCACGCGCTCGGTCTACGGCTCCCGCCTCGGGCTCGGGACTCCCGTTCGAAACGTTCGTCGGGACCGTCGACCGAATCGTCGACGGCGAACACGTCGTCATCCTGCTCGAGGAGGGCGGGCGAACCGTCGATCAGCTCGTCGTTCCCCGTGATCGACTCCCGGACGTCGAGGAGCGCGAGCGACTCGTCGTCCTCGTTCGCGACGGGGACCTCGCCGCGGCCTGGCCGCTTCCCGAGCGTCTCGACCCCCGCTCGAGGGAGTAA
- the phnC gene encoding phosphonate ABC transporter ATP-binding protein, giving the protein MSEITVDGLTKVFGETVALDDVSFEIADGEFVIVLGVSGSGKSTLLRCMNGLTTPTEGSVSIDGEEVTEPRQDVAMIFQQHNIIGQMTAYSNALTGALNRSNYLESLLQLHDREEKIQTLEALDTVGLLDHSQKRARQMSGGQQQRVGIARALVQNPKTMLADEPVASLDPGSSQQVMGYLRRAAKERGLTALISLHQVNLARKFGERFIGLRSGQLVFDGYREDFTMDVIDEIYGGIDTEGMFEASESASARGDDQSGETDGATSPTSGEYV; this is encoded by the coding sequence ATGAGTGAGATAACAGTCGACGGGCTGACCAAAGTGTTCGGCGAGACGGTCGCATTAGACGACGTCTCGTTCGAAATCGCCGACGGTGAGTTCGTCATCGTACTCGGCGTCTCCGGCTCGGGTAAATCGACGCTTCTACGCTGTATGAACGGACTGACGACGCCGACCGAAGGGTCCGTCTCCATCGACGGGGAAGAGGTGACCGAACCGCGGCAGGACGTGGCCATGATCTTTCAGCAACACAATATCATCGGCCAGATGACCGCGTACTCGAACGCCCTCACCGGGGCGCTGAACCGGTCGAACTACCTCGAGAGCCTGTTGCAGCTTCACGACAGGGAGGAAAAGATCCAAACGCTCGAAGCGCTCGACACAGTCGGCCTGCTGGACCACTCCCAGAAACGAGCCCGCCAGATGAGCGGCGGACAGCAACAGCGCGTCGGCATCGCTCGTGCGCTCGTGCAGAATCCGAAGACGATGCTCGCCGACGAACCCGTCGCAAGTCTCGACCCTGGGAGTTCACAACAGGTCATGGGGTACCTTCGCCGGGCCGCCAAAGAGCGCGGACTGACGGCGCTGATTAGTCTTCACCAGGTCAACCTCGCCCGGAAGTTCGGTGAGCGCTTCATTGGCCTGCGAAGCGGCCAGCTGGTCTTCGACGGTTACCGCGAGGACTTCACGATGGACGTCATCGACGAAATCTACGGCGGCATCGACACCGAAGGGATGTTCGAGGCCTCCGAGTCGGCGAGCGCTCGGGGCGACGACCAGAGCGGCGAGACCGATGGGGCGACGTCGCCGACCTCGGGTGAGTACGTATGA
- a CDS encoding DUF7553 family protein, with protein sequence MTAETSHLERAREHLRRASDAADRTVQEQADSIQEGLDEELEGHRTQDEPGPKTDRIAELIEKLDGLESEASGEAGERLARAREACVEYQKSQAQDDET encoded by the coding sequence GTGACCGCCGAAACGTCACACCTCGAGCGCGCTCGCGAGCACCTTCGACGCGCGAGCGACGCCGCCGACCGAACCGTCCAGGAGCAGGCCGATTCGATTCAGGAGGGGCTAGATGAGGAACTCGAGGGCCACCGCACGCAGGACGAACCCGGACCGAAGACCGACCGGATCGCCGAACTCATCGAAAAACTCGACGGCCTCGAGTCCGAGGCGTCGGGCGAGGCCGGCGAGCGGCTCGCTCGTGCCCGGGAGGCCTGCGTCGAGTACCAGAAGTCACAGGCCCAGGACGACGAGACGTAG
- a CDS encoding substrate-binding domain-containing protein, protein MSDKTRWTNKRRTFLKGAGVTATAGLAGCLGDLTGGGSDDDENTVRFVLNPAEADVSIEDQYQPMFDYLESETDATIEPVTTQSYSETLTAIRDDQADVADTSPSAAVAGKDVADVIGIRVAYGAAQYFSTITTTPDSGIEELADLEGEVVNAASPLSVSGTLVPLTMVKEAGLDTGTAPDGDPVDFEIGYDDHATARNQLINRDEVKAAFSGAFVSAPLVPQEQFDEYPEFAEISAEYDGAGEDIGNEDADPNAELKLLAVSDPLPRAPLMVRSEWKSDVRSDVEEAILNVTEEDLQHDEDYDGEPLWFTGVQEGSIDDYEPIQTVLDELGLEFEDLE, encoded by the coding sequence ATGTCCGATAAGACACGGTGGACAAACAAGCGGCGAACGTTCCTCAAAGGTGCAGGTGTGACGGCGACGGCGGGGCTGGCGGGTTGTCTGGGAGACTTGACTGGTGGTGGGAGTGACGACGACGAGAACACCGTCCGGTTCGTGCTCAACCCGGCCGAGGCTGACGTCTCTATCGAAGATCAGTACCAGCCGATGTTCGATTACCTCGAGTCGGAGACGGACGCGACCATCGAACCCGTCACGACCCAGTCGTACTCGGAGACGCTGACGGCGATTCGCGACGATCAGGCCGACGTCGCCGACACGTCGCCCTCCGCAGCCGTCGCCGGAAAAGACGTGGCCGACGTCATCGGAATCCGCGTCGCCTACGGCGCGGCCCAGTATTTCTCGACGATCACGACGACGCCTGACAGCGGCATCGAAGAACTGGCGGACCTCGAGGGAGAGGTCGTCAACGCGGCCTCCCCCCTCTCCGTGAGCGGGACTCTTGTTCCTCTCACGATGGTCAAGGAAGCGGGTCTCGACACCGGAACTGCGCCCGACGGCGACCCTGTCGACTTCGAAATCGGGTACGACGACCACGCGACGGCCCGCAACCAGCTGATCAACCGGGACGAGGTCAAGGCCGCCTTCAGCGGAGCATTCGTGTCCGCACCGCTGGTCCCCCAGGAGCAGTTCGACGAGTACCCCGAATTCGCCGAAATTTCCGCCGAGTACGACGGGGCTGGCGAAGACATCGGCAACGAGGATGCCGACCCCAACGCCGAACTCAAGCTGCTGGCGGTCTCCGATCCCCTCCCGCGTGCGCCCCTGATGGTTCGCTCCGAGTGGAAATCCGACGTCCGCTCCGACGTCGAGGAGGCCATCCTCAACGTTACCGAGGAGGACCTCCAGCACGACGAGGATTACGACGGCGAGCCACTCTGGTTCACCGGCGTCCAGGAGGGGTCGATCGACGACTACGAACCGATCCAGACCGTCCTCGACGAACTCGGCCTCGAGTTCGAAGACCTTGAATAG